A genomic segment from Candidatus Korarchaeum cryptofilum OPF8 encodes:
- a CDS encoding DNA-directed RNA polymerase, translating to MFYEVEMSDVGYIRPLDLGKDLKEILKKQFRAKYVGRFVKEAGLILDVLDIVDMSYGTSVIGSPNIYVRVNFRALSYIPMKDEVIEGEVENVVEYGVFVTVGPINGFVHISQLGDDVFVHRGGVIQGRKLKVTFRPGDVVRARITAVSKPDPSAVLRNEPVIKVALTMRQPKLGKIEEVAE from the coding sequence TTGTTCTACGAGGTCGAAATGAGTGATGTGGGCTACATAAGGCCCCTGGACCTGGGGAAGGATCTGAAGGAGATACTGAAGAAGCAGTTCAGGGCTAAGTACGTTGGGAGGTTCGTGAAGGAAGCTGGGCTAATACTCGATGTGCTCGATATAGTGGATATGAGCTACGGGACCTCGGTAATAGGGAGCCCGAATATCTACGTCAGGGTGAACTTCAGGGCCCTCAGCTACATCCCCATGAAGGATGAAGTTATAGAGGGGGAGGTGGAGAACGTAGTCGAGTACGGAGTCTTCGTGACCGTGGGCCCGATAAATGGATTCGTGCACATCTCGCAGCTCGGGGACGATGTCTTCGTGCACAGGGGAGGGGTGATACAGGGGAGGAAGCTGAAAGTCACGTTCAGGCCTGGAGATGTCGTTAGGGCCAGGATAACGGCTGTAAGCAAGCCCGATCCATCTGCCGTGCTCAGGAATGAGCCTGTGATAAAGGTAGCGCTCACTATGAGGCAGCCCAAACTCGGGAAGATAGAGGAGGT
- a CDS encoding type II toxin-antitoxin system VapC family toxin — protein MRRILLDSSFLLGITELSIGMEELMSIYPRAELLTTRSVIRELSQLAGRKRRAKVAIEVIRGYDVRVLEEFDGEADEDIVRAAKQLGCAVVTFDLKLKNELLREGVPVVYLRAKKKLVLEDPSKLSED, from the coding sequence ATGAGGAGAATACTCTTGGATTCCTCCTTCCTCCTGGGGATAACTGAGCTCTCGATAGGGATGGAGGAGCTGATGTCCATATACCCGAGGGCCGAGCTGCTCACGACGAGATCCGTAATAAGGGAGCTCTCTCAACTGGCCGGGAGGAAGAGGAGGGCTAAAGTAGCTATCGAGGTCATCAGGGGGTATGATGTCAGAGTGCTAGAGGAGTTCGATGGAGAGGCGGATGAGGATATAGTGAGGGCAGCTAAGCAACTGGGATGCGCTGTGGTCACTTTCGACTTGAAGCTTAAGAACGAGCTCCTGAGGGAGGGGGTGCCGGTCGTTTACTTGAGGGCGAAGAAGAAGCTAGTTTTAGAGGATCCATCCAAGCTATCCGAGGACTGA
- the prf1 gene encoding peptide chain release factor aRF-1, whose product MSLMYERYEFKKLLRELKAKVGRGTELISLYIPPNKNVYDVIKYLRDEYDQAGNIKDKLTRKNVQSAIESIIQRLKLYREIPSNGLVIFCGAIPQGKDRGTEKIEIYVIEPPEPVRSFQYICDHEFYLEPLEDMAREKKVYGLIVMDRGGGLIATLRGSNYEIVDWVTSDIPPKHSAGGQSQRRFERIREERVHDFFKRLGMRANEVLLPLLDELEGIIIGGPGDARERFEEGNYLDYRLKEKVIANLPLSYTEEQGLRELIMKSEDLLKESTLHKERSLVEEVFRLLAKNPNRVAYGLREVERAIESGAAEKILIMEELPMKKVKVRCEICGYEEGRILRKEENVESWECPNCKATSYSVEEIDLVEYFGEMGKQAGAEVYVISPNTEWGMQLRSLGGIVAILRYEVRD is encoded by the coding sequence ATGTCACTAATGTACGAGAGATATGAGTTCAAGAAACTTCTGAGGGAGTTGAAGGCTAAGGTCGGGAGGGGGACCGAGTTAATATCACTCTACATACCCCCGAATAAGAACGTATACGATGTGATCAAGTACCTCAGGGATGAGTACGATCAAGCTGGGAACATAAAGGATAAATTGACGAGGAAGAACGTGCAGAGCGCTATAGAGAGCATAATACAGAGGCTTAAATTGTATAGGGAGATACCGAGCAATGGCTTAGTGATATTCTGCGGAGCTATACCTCAGGGGAAGGACAGGGGGACTGAGAAGATAGAGATTTACGTGATAGAGCCCCCTGAACCGGTAAGATCTTTCCAGTACATCTGCGATCACGAGTTCTACCTGGAGCCCCTGGAGGACATGGCGAGGGAGAAGAAGGTTTACGGGCTGATAGTCATGGACAGGGGAGGGGGATTGATAGCCACGCTGAGGGGATCGAATTATGAGATAGTGGACTGGGTCACATCGGATATACCTCCCAAGCACAGTGCCGGAGGCCAGAGTCAGAGGAGGTTCGAGAGAATAAGGGAGGAGAGGGTCCACGATTTCTTCAAGAGGCTGGGAATGAGGGCCAATGAGGTGCTCCTCCCCCTTCTCGATGAGCTCGAGGGCATAATAATAGGCGGCCCCGGGGACGCCAGGGAGAGGTTCGAGGAGGGGAATTACCTGGATTACAGGCTGAAGGAGAAGGTCATAGCGAACCTTCCCCTATCCTACACGGAGGAGCAGGGATTGAGGGAGCTGATAATGAAGTCAGAGGACCTACTCAAGGAATCGACGCTCCATAAGGAGAGGAGCCTGGTCGAGGAGGTATTCAGGCTGCTAGCTAAGAATCCGAACAGGGTTGCATATGGTCTCAGGGAGGTTGAGAGGGCCATAGAATCCGGAGCCGCTGAGAAAATTCTGATAATGGAGGAGCTCCCGATGAAGAAGGTCAAGGTGAGGTGCGAGATCTGCGGCTATGAGGAGGGGAGGATACTGAGGAAGGAGGAGAACGTAGAATCCTGGGAGTGCCCGAACTGCAAGGCCACAAGTTACAGTGTGGAGGAAATAGATTTGGTCGAATATTTCGGGGAGATGGGGAAGCAAGCTGGTGCTGAGGTTTACGTGATAAGCCCGAATACCGAGTGGGGGATGCAGCTGAGGTCCCTGGGCGGGATAGTGGCTATATTGAGGTATGAGGTGAGGGATTAA